In Actinoplanes sp. NBC_00393, a single genomic region encodes these proteins:
- a CDS encoding winged helix-turn-helix domain-containing protein: MIDHSADRAVFRQLADLLRRQIESGELAPGEALPSELRLADDYRISRTTVRQAIGQLRSEGLVTVDRPRGTFVRIPEPVEVITLARGDRVSARMPTDTERRKYRLRDGVPVLVVTAHDGTETVHPADRFQLTRP, encoded by the coding sequence ATGATCGATCATTCTGCCGACCGCGCGGTCTTCCGCCAGCTGGCTGACCTGCTGCGCCGGCAGATCGAGTCCGGGGAGCTGGCGCCCGGCGAGGCCCTTCCCAGCGAGCTGCGTCTTGCGGACGACTACCGGATCAGCCGCACCACGGTGCGACAGGCCATCGGCCAGTTGCGCTCCGAAGGGCTGGTCACAGTGGACCGGCCGCGCGGCACCTTCGTGCGCATCCCCGAGCCGGTCGAGGTGATCACACTGGCCCGCGGCGACCGCGTCAGCGCCCGCATGCCAACCGACACCGAGCGCCGCAAGTATCGGCTCCGCGACGGCGTTCCGGTGCTCGTCGTAACCGCTCACGACGGCACCGAGACAGTCCACCCGGCCGACCGCTTCCAGCTCACCCGCCCCTGA
- a CDS encoding pyridoxamine 5'-phosphate oxidase family protein produces the protein MASWGEIEKEAPEFAAKVRARFDAGTNKTIATLRQDGSPRISACEAQFTDGEITFGMMSDSVKLRDLRRDPRLAMHSPTLEPPEDHPETGPGDAKLAGLAVETPPPPDNPHEDAGFFRIDIREVSLTYVGVPADHLVIESWHTGHGYRRRTRT, from the coding sequence ATGGCAAGTTGGGGAGAGATCGAGAAGGAAGCACCCGAGTTCGCAGCAAAGGTCCGAGCCAGGTTCGACGCCGGCACCAACAAGACCATCGCCACCCTCCGGCAGGACGGCTCACCCCGGATCAGCGCCTGCGAGGCCCAGTTCACCGACGGCGAGATCACCTTCGGGATGATGTCGGATTCGGTGAAGTTGCGTGATCTGCGCCGAGACCCACGGCTGGCCATGCACAGCCCCACTCTCGAGCCGCCGGAAGACCACCCGGAGACGGGCCCCGGCGACGCCAAACTCGCCGGCTTGGCGGTGGAGACCCCACCACCTCCAGACAACCCACACGAGGACGCCGGCTTCTTCCGCATCGACATCCGCGAGGTGTCGCTGACCTATGTCGGAGTGCCCGCCGACCACTTGGTCATCGAGTCCTGGCACACCGGCCACGGCTACCGCCGCCGCACCCGCACCTGA